The genome window ACGACACCGAGCGGAACGATCGAATCGGACCGGTAGCCCGTCTCCTCCTCCATTTCGCGTGCGGCGGCGGCGAGCGGAGATGCGTCCGAAGCGTCGATCATGCCGCCAGGGACCTCGAGACTTACCTCGTCGGTGCCATGACGGTAGATCTCGAGAAAGACGATCTCGTCCTCCGCCGTAACCGGTACGATGTTCACCCAGTCCACGGAGTCGATGATGTAGAAATCGTGCTCTCGACCGCGCTCGGCCGCACGCTGTTTACGGGCACGTTGCAGGGAGAAGATGGGAGTTTCCAGGAGGAGCTCGCGATCGAGCGTTTTCCAGTCGTGGCTCAAGAGGAGAGCCGCTCCCGAGCGTCCGTCACAATCTAAAGCTCCCACTCCGCATTGCTCTACCCGAGTCGATGAACGCCGAGCCTCTCTCTATCCTTGTGGATCCCCGCGCGGGGCG of Vicinamibacteria bacterium contains these proteins:
- a CDS encoding NUDIX hydrolase, which codes for MGALDCDGRSGAALLLSHDWKTLDRELLLETPIFSLQRARKQRAAERGREHDFYIIDSVDWVNIVPVTAEDEIVFLEIYRHGTDEVSLEVPGGMIDASDASPLAAAAREMEEETGYRSDSIVPLGVVHPNPAIQPNRCFSFLAENAWLAQEPRPDETEDLRVVRYPRRELPRLLREGRITHSLVVSALYWLALAPAGEPR